A portion of the Pseudarthrobacter defluvii genome contains these proteins:
- a CDS encoding rhamnogalacturonan lyase, producing MNPRTLPLRLLSVGAAGLALTLSCLAAPASAVGPSPKPGNPGIQLDHLDRGLVAAATSEGVFLSWRLLGNEATGSSPTGLTGTDFNVYRDGQKLATVTDSTNFLDRAGTAGSAYQVRAVVAGVEVDRSAGTTPWGSNFKDIPLRKPADGVTPAGQAFTYSANDTSVGDVDGDGQYEFIVKWDPNNSKDVSQVGYTGNTYVDTYKADGTLLSRIDLGVNIRSGAHYTQMLVNDFDGDGRAEMMMKTAPGTKSTSFNADGSIAASSFISLLQSDIDAGYSNTDDYRMSAADYYQHMVKTFRGWTEHPEVKAGRWPATLEEAFGIAPQYKYPLSQADAEKLTDYFMDVYAPSRSARNNLRAFEGFIVSGPEYLTVFEGATGKELKTVAYTPGRTDDGLMWGDYAMARIEPGNRVDRFLAGVAYLDGRKPAAVFARGYYTRTTLATYTWDGTNLSPVWNVDSGWTPMSNPFNDSPHGRDGTDPTYGKLTTQGFHSLSASDVDGDGKQEIVYGSATLDDDGSVLYTSFDTLPAGSAAPGEEARLGHGDAMHVADIDPNRPGKEIFTVHEGAAYAPYGYAMRDAATGEVLFGAYSGKDTGRGMIGDVDPEVPGIENWAIGMQSADGRKLSSSAPGTNMSIKWAADMTTQIINGSGDQTPTIDDWKRGRLLTADGTRTNNSTKGTPGLVADILGDWREEMVVRTADSSALRIYLSTEVTNHKLYTLMHDPQYRAEVARQNTAYNQPAYTDFYFASDMKFGSVPLRAAWLPGSIEALQDILTDLRDSGDVSGPVASQLAASIQQAAKAVQDGDTAKAGQAVQRLVDFLAQQKKPDAVSSTARVALEYNAGNILRAFSNSGQ from the coding sequence ATGAATCCCCGCACCCTTCCCCTTCGCCTGCTCTCCGTTGGCGCAGCCGGCCTGGCACTGACCCTGAGCTGTCTCGCGGCCCCGGCCTCCGCCGTCGGACCCTCCCCCAAGCCCGGGAATCCGGGCATTCAACTGGACCACCTGGACCGTGGCCTGGTGGCCGCCGCCACCTCCGAGGGCGTGTTCCTCAGCTGGCGGTTGCTGGGCAACGAGGCAACCGGCTCCTCCCCCACCGGCTTAACCGGCACCGACTTCAACGTCTATCGGGACGGCCAAAAACTGGCAACCGTCACGGACAGCACCAACTTCCTGGACCGGGCTGGAACCGCAGGATCGGCCTACCAGGTGCGGGCCGTTGTCGCGGGAGTTGAGGTTGACCGGAGCGCCGGCACCACACCGTGGGGCAGCAACTTCAAGGACATCCCGCTCAGGAAGCCGGCCGACGGAGTCACCCCGGCCGGCCAGGCCTTCACCTACTCCGCCAACGACACCTCGGTGGGGGACGTGGACGGCGACGGGCAGTATGAGTTCATCGTCAAATGGGATCCGAACAACTCCAAGGACGTCTCGCAGGTGGGCTACACGGGCAACACCTACGTCGATACCTACAAGGCGGACGGTACGCTCCTCAGCCGGATCGACCTGGGCGTCAACATCCGGTCGGGGGCCCACTACACGCAGATGCTGGTCAACGACTTCGACGGCGACGGCCGGGCGGAGATGATGATGAAGACAGCCCCGGGGACCAAGAGCACCAGCTTCAACGCGGACGGCAGCATAGCGGCCAGCTCGTTCATCTCCCTGCTCCAGTCCGATATCGACGCCGGATACTCCAACACTGATGACTACCGCATGAGCGCGGCGGATTACTACCAGCACATGGTAAAAACCTTCCGGGGCTGGACCGAGCACCCGGAGGTCAAGGCGGGCCGTTGGCCGGCCACCCTGGAGGAAGCTTTCGGTATCGCCCCGCAGTACAAGTACCCGCTCTCCCAGGCTGATGCGGAAAAGCTCACCGACTACTTCATGGACGTCTATGCCCCGTCCCGCAGTGCACGCAACAACCTGCGTGCATTCGAGGGCTTCATCGTGTCGGGACCGGAGTACCTGACGGTGTTCGAAGGCGCCACGGGCAAGGAACTGAAGACCGTGGCCTACACCCCGGGGCGGACGGACGACGGCCTGATGTGGGGCGACTACGCCATGGCGCGGATAGAGCCGGGGAACCGCGTGGACCGGTTCCTGGCCGGCGTCGCCTACCTGGACGGCCGGAAGCCGGCGGCGGTCTTCGCCCGCGGCTACTACACCCGCACCACACTCGCCACCTACACCTGGGACGGGACCAATCTCTCGCCTGTCTGGAACGTGGACTCGGGCTGGACACCTATGAGCAACCCGTTCAACGACTCACCGCACGGCCGGGACGGCACGGACCCCACCTACGGCAAGCTCACCACGCAGGGTTTCCACTCCCTGAGTGCGTCCGACGTAGACGGTGACGGCAAGCAGGAGATCGTCTACGGGTCCGCGACGCTCGACGACGACGGCTCGGTTTTGTACACGTCGTTCGACACCCTGCCGGCGGGCAGCGCCGCTCCCGGCGAAGAGGCGCGGCTGGGCCACGGCGACGCCATGCATGTGGCCGACATCGACCCCAACCGGCCGGGAAAGGAAATCTTCACCGTCCACGAAGGAGCGGCATATGCCCCATACGGCTACGCCATGCGGGATGCCGCCACGGGTGAGGTTCTGTTCGGCGCGTACTCCGGGAAGGACACCGGCCGCGGCATGATCGGCGATGTGGATCCGGAAGTTCCCGGCATTGAGAACTGGGCCATCGGCATGCAGTCTGCGGACGGCCGCAAACTTTCCAGCAGCGCACCCGGCACCAACATGAGCATCAAGTGGGCCGCAGACATGACCACGCAGATAATCAACGGCTCGGGCGACCAGACCCCCACTATCGATGACTGGAAGCGCGGACGGCTGCTCACCGCCGACGGCACCCGGACCAACAACAGCACCAAGGGCACTCCCGGCCTGGTGGCCGATATCCTGGGCGACTGGCGGGAGGAAATGGTGGTCCGCACGGCAGACAGCTCCGCCCTCCGCATCTACCTCAGCACCGAAGTAACCAACCACAAGCTCTACACGCTGATGCACGATCCGCAGTACCGGGCCGAGGTTGCCAGGCAGAACACCGCGTACAACCAGCCCGCTTACACCGACTTCTACTTCGCTTCCGACATGAAGTTTGGCAGCGTCCCGCTGCGTGCTGCCTGGCTTCCGGGCAGCATCGAGGCCCTGCAGGACATCCTGACGGACCTGAGGGACTCGGGGGACGTTTCCGGACCGGTGGCCAGCCAGCTTGCCGCAAGCATCCAGCAGGCGGCAAAGGCGGTCCAGGACGGCGACACGGCTAAGGCGGGGCAGGCGGTGCAGCGGCTTGTTGACTTCCTTGCCCAGCAGAAGAAGCCGGATGCGGTGTCAAGTACGGCCCGCGTGGCGCTGGAGTACAACGCAGGCAATATCCTCCGGGCATTCTCGAATAGCGGGCAGTGA
- a CDS encoding long-chain-fatty-acid--CoA ligase, with amino-acid sequence MTNTNSADGFATISVAAVLAESAKRTPDNIALVVGEDQVSYGDLWRQTRAYAGALRARGIGPGDAIAVLIPNVPDFARVYYAILSLGAIVVPVHALLKAREIEYVLQDSGAKLLICAAPLLGEGAAGATASGIDVLTVMASDDGGFHRLEAEAAAAEPIQTYEPCRPSDTATILYTSGTTGKPKGALGTHFALVEQTSTLLTSVMDFRPGDVLFGGLPLFHTFGQTVVLNTGLRAGATIVLMPRFTGPDALKLLAKHNVNIFIGVPTMYVALLEAAKTVPDRPAALRYGISGGAALPLAVLDKFRDVYGVEIHEGYGLTETSPVAAFNHVGTTPRPGTIGVPIWGVDIEIARPEVVDSIELLPNGELGELVIRGHLLMKGYLNRPEATAEAVVDGWFRSGDLGTKDDDGYLTIVDRKKDMIIRNGYNVYPREVEEILLTHPAVVSAAVYGIPDDVHGQEIAAAIVLDAGASVTESELIDFASAQLAAYKYPRVVRILSELPLGPSGKILKRKLAEDPA; translated from the coding sequence ATGACCAACACCAACTCCGCTGACGGCTTCGCCACCATCTCGGTGGCAGCCGTGCTGGCTGAATCAGCCAAAAGGACTCCGGACAACATCGCGCTGGTAGTGGGCGAGGACCAGGTCAGCTACGGCGACCTGTGGCGCCAAACGCGTGCCTATGCCGGCGCACTGCGGGCGCGTGGGATCGGGCCGGGAGACGCCATCGCCGTCCTGATCCCCAACGTTCCGGACTTCGCCCGGGTGTACTACGCCATCCTGTCGCTAGGTGCCATTGTTGTGCCCGTGCATGCCCTGCTCAAGGCCCGCGAAATCGAGTACGTCCTGCAGGACAGCGGCGCCAAACTGCTGATCTGCGCCGCACCGCTGCTGGGCGAGGGCGCTGCGGGTGCCACGGCCAGCGGAATCGACGTGCTGACCGTGATGGCTTCCGACGACGGCGGGTTCCACCGGCTGGAAGCGGAAGCTGCGGCGGCGGAACCGATCCAGACGTACGAACCGTGCCGCCCCTCGGACACGGCCACCATCCTTTACACGTCAGGCACCACCGGCAAACCGAAAGGCGCGCTCGGCACCCACTTTGCCTTGGTGGAACAGACCAGCACCCTGCTGACCAGCGTGATGGATTTCCGGCCCGGCGACGTCCTGTTCGGCGGGCTGCCGCTCTTCCACACCTTCGGCCAGACCGTGGTCCTCAACACGGGGCTGCGCGCCGGCGCCACCATCGTCCTGATGCCGCGGTTCACGGGCCCCGACGCCCTGAAGCTGCTGGCCAAGCACAACGTCAACATCTTTATCGGCGTGCCCACCATGTACGTGGCGCTCCTGGAAGCCGCCAAGACCGTACCCGATCGGCCCGCTGCCCTGCGGTACGGCATCTCCGGCGGCGCGGCCCTTCCGCTGGCCGTGCTGGACAAGTTCCGCGACGTCTACGGGGTGGAGATCCACGAGGGCTATGGCCTGACGGAGACCTCGCCGGTGGCTGCCTTCAACCACGTGGGCACGACACCCCGGCCGGGCACCATCGGGGTCCCGATCTGGGGCGTTGACATCGAGATCGCCCGGCCCGAGGTGGTGGACAGCATTGAGCTGCTTCCCAACGGCGAATTGGGCGAGCTGGTCATCCGCGGCCACCTGCTGATGAAGGGCTACCTCAACCGGCCCGAGGCTACCGCGGAGGCCGTGGTGGACGGCTGGTTCCGCAGCGGGGACCTCGGGACGAAGGACGACGACGGCTACCTCACCATCGTGGACCGCAAGAAGGACATGATCATCCGGAACGGCTACAACGTCTACCCGCGTGAAGTGGAGGAGATCCTCCTGACCCACCCCGCCGTCGTCAGCGCCGCCGTCTATGGGATTCCGGATGACGTCCACGGGCAGGAAATCGCGGCAGCCATCGTGCTGGACGCCGGAGCCAGCGTGACCGAATCCGAGTTGATCGACTTTGCCAGCGCGCAGCTGGCCGCCTACAAGTACCCGCGGGTGGTCCGGATCCTCTCCGAGCTCCCCCTGGGACCCAGCGGAAAGATCCTCAAGCGGAAATTGGCGGAAGACCCTGCATAG
- a CDS encoding acetyl-CoA C-acetyltransferase, protein MNQNANIPVILGGARTPFGKFRGGLTPFSSSDLGAHAIRAALERTGVAPEQIGAVIVGQVIQAGAGQGPARQASLAAGIGWDVPTITINKLCLSGLTAVIDAARMIRTGEADFIVAAGQESMTNAPHLVPGLRAGVVIGDAPMLDSLNHDGLQDPVSKKLMGEATDAGNAERGITREEQDAVAARSHQRAEAARAAGIMAEEIAPIEIPQRKGPAVTLEHDEGIRPDTTAESLAQLRPAFSKAETATITAGSSSPLSDGAAALVIANKAAAEAAGLEWIAEIGAHGQTAGPDGSLHSQPARAVERALKLQGLTAQELDLVEINEAFASVLIQSANDLGIETEAVNAEGGAIALGHPVGASGARLVLHQALALKRRGGGTGVVALCGGGGQGDALILSA, encoded by the coding sequence TTGAACCAGAACGCCAACATCCCCGTCATCCTGGGCGGCGCCCGCACCCCGTTCGGCAAGTTCCGCGGCGGCCTCACCCCCTTCTCCTCCAGCGACCTCGGCGCCCACGCAATCCGGGCCGCCCTGGAACGGACCGGAGTGGCGCCGGAGCAGATCGGTGCCGTCATCGTGGGGCAGGTGATCCAGGCCGGCGCCGGCCAGGGCCCCGCCCGGCAGGCCAGCCTGGCCGCGGGAATCGGCTGGGACGTCCCCACCATCACCATCAACAAGCTTTGCCTGTCGGGTCTGACGGCCGTCATCGACGCCGCCAGGATGATCCGCACCGGGGAAGCGGACTTCATTGTCGCCGCAGGCCAGGAGTCCATGACCAATGCACCACACCTGGTACCCGGGCTCCGTGCGGGCGTGGTCATCGGTGACGCCCCAATGCTGGACTCCCTCAATCACGACGGGCTGCAGGACCCGGTGAGCAAGAAGCTCATGGGTGAGGCCACCGACGCCGGAAACGCCGAACGCGGCATCACGCGCGAAGAGCAGGACGCCGTCGCGGCCCGCTCCCACCAGCGTGCCGAGGCCGCCCGCGCCGCCGGGATCATGGCGGAGGAGATCGCGCCGATCGAGATACCGCAGCGCAAGGGACCCGCCGTGACCCTTGAGCACGACGAGGGCATCCGCCCGGACACCACAGCGGAATCCCTGGCCCAGCTCCGCCCGGCGTTCTCCAAGGCGGAGACCGCCACCATTACCGCTGGTTCGTCGTCGCCCCTGTCCGATGGCGCGGCCGCCCTGGTCATCGCCAACAAGGCGGCAGCCGAAGCCGCAGGCCTGGAATGGATCGCCGAGATCGGCGCCCACGGCCAGACCGCCGGACCTGACGGATCCCTGCACTCCCAGCCCGCGCGGGCCGTCGAGCGCGCGCTCAAGCTCCAGGGACTCACCGCCCAGGAACTGGACCTGGTGGAAATCAACGAAGCGTTCGCCTCCGTCCTCATCCAGTCCGCCAACGACCTCGGCATTGAAACTGAGGCCGTGAACGCCGAAGGTGGTGCCATCGCCCTGGGCCACCCGGTGGGAGCGTCGGGGGCACGCCTGGTACTGCACCAGGCGCTGGCCCTGAAGCGCCGCGGTGGCGGCACCGGCGTCGTGGCCCTCTGTGGCGGCGGCGGCCAGGGCGACGCCCTGATCCTCTCAGCATGA
- a CDS encoding acyl-CoA dehydrogenase family protein — translation MTTTSPTRVPARTESPTSFPAGTVEPDYLLTEALGTDPASVLAGIGAEDRAYWDRARNFVQDEVLPVIDGYWERGEYPLHLLRRLGELDLLRDGIAVEGYAPMSSMAAGLVNMEISRGDGSVATMIAVQGGLALRSVAECGSPEQKERWLPEIAGGAEYAAFALTEPTHGSDSVALETTATRTDGGFLLNGEKKWIGNGSVGGVSIVWARGEDSQVHGYLVPQDSPGYTATKIEGKLALRAIWQAHIRLEDVFVPDENVLPGARTFKDTARVLLATRLGVAWSAVGHATACYETAVQYAKQRKQFGRPLAASQIVQERLARMLSELATMQLMVVQMTRLDEAGALTPEQASLAKYTCTRTARGIASNARDLLGGNGILLENRVARHLADIEAIHTYEGTETMQALIIGRGITGTSAFA, via the coding sequence ATGACGACGACGTCCCCCACCCGAGTGCCCGCCCGCACCGAAAGTCCCACCAGCTTTCCTGCCGGCACCGTGGAGCCGGACTACCTCCTCACTGAGGCGCTGGGCACGGACCCGGCCTCCGTCCTGGCAGGCATCGGTGCCGAGGACCGGGCGTACTGGGACCGCGCCCGCAACTTTGTCCAGGATGAGGTCCTCCCCGTCATCGATGGCTACTGGGAACGCGGCGAGTACCCCCTGCACCTCCTCCGCCGCCTCGGCGAACTGGACCTCCTGCGCGACGGCATAGCGGTGGAGGGCTATGCACCCATGAGCAGCATGGCCGCCGGCCTGGTGAACATGGAGATCAGCCGGGGTGACGGCTCCGTGGCAACGATGATCGCGGTCCAGGGCGGCCTGGCCCTGCGGTCCGTCGCGGAATGCGGCTCCCCGGAGCAGAAGGAGCGCTGGCTCCCGGAAATCGCCGGCGGCGCCGAATACGCCGCCTTCGCCCTTACCGAGCCCACCCACGGCTCCGACTCCGTCGCGCTCGAGACCACGGCCACCCGCACCGACGGCGGCTTCCTGCTCAACGGCGAAAAGAAGTGGATTGGCAACGGATCCGTGGGCGGCGTCAGCATCGTGTGGGCCCGGGGCGAGGACAGCCAGGTCCACGGCTACCTGGTTCCGCAGGATTCCCCCGGCTACACCGCCACCAAAATCGAAGGCAAGCTGGCCCTCCGCGCCATCTGGCAGGCCCACATCCGGCTGGAAGACGTCTTCGTCCCCGACGAAAATGTCCTGCCGGGCGCCCGAACCTTCAAGGACACAGCCCGTGTCCTGTTGGCGACCCGGCTGGGCGTTGCCTGGTCCGCCGTCGGGCATGCCACCGCCTGCTACGAAACGGCCGTCCAGTACGCCAAGCAGCGCAAGCAGTTCGGCCGGCCCCTGGCCGCCTCCCAGATCGTGCAGGAACGGCTGGCCCGGATGCTCAGCGAACTGGCCACCATGCAGCTGATGGTGGTGCAGATGACCCGGCTCGATGAAGCCGGGGCGCTCACCCCTGAGCAGGCGTCCCTGGCAAAGTACACCTGCACCCGAACTGCCCGCGGCATCGCTTCGAACGCACGTGACCTGCTCGGCGGCAACGGCATCCTGCTGGAAAACCGCGTGGCCCGGCATCTCGCCGATATTGAAGCCATCCACACCTACGAAGGCACCGAGACCATGCAGGCCCTCATCATCGGCCGCGGCATCACCGGTACCTCCGCCTTCGCGTAA
- a CDS encoding TetR/AcrR family transcriptional regulator encodes MTSPPTSQPDDGHPADGPVAAAIGLLAKQGFDATSVEELAEASGMSRSTFFRRFGSKEDVVFADHERILRQVNDRLSESRLEPPAAVADAAMLVFEHHLRNPATSRARYGLLQAVPALRDRELVTSHRYERAFLQFLNDTLPGKGRHEYKAVAFAAAVVAVHNAFLRQWLRTTPKAGDTAAADRKRAAALAAELQSLAETFRPALLGSPAPSQPAPTVVVTVLPGTADREAIAQAVRDALPWEHS; translated from the coding sequence ATGACTTCGCCCCCTACCAGCCAGCCCGACGACGGGCATCCCGCCGACGGGCCTGTCGCGGCAGCCATCGGACTCCTGGCGAAGCAGGGCTTCGATGCAACGTCCGTCGAGGAGCTCGCCGAGGCCTCGGGAATGAGCCGCAGCACGTTCTTCCGCAGGTTCGGGTCCAAGGAGGACGTGGTCTTTGCAGACCATGAGCGGATCCTGCGCCAGGTCAATGACCGGCTGTCCGAATCAAGGCTTGAGCCGCCCGCCGCCGTTGCGGACGCCGCCATGCTGGTCTTTGAGCACCACCTGCGGAACCCGGCAACGTCCCGCGCCCGGTACGGACTCCTGCAGGCAGTCCCGGCCCTCCGCGACCGGGAGCTGGTCACCTCCCACCGGTACGAGCGGGCATTCCTCCAGTTCCTCAATGACACGCTGCCCGGAAAGGGCCGGCACGAGTACAAGGCCGTCGCCTTCGCCGCGGCCGTGGTGGCCGTGCACAACGCCTTCCTCCGCCAGTGGCTGCGCACCACACCCAAGGCCGGGGACACCGCTGCGGCAGATCGGAAAAGGGCAGCCGCCCTGGCCGCCGAGCTCCAGTCCCTGGCGGAAACGTTCCGGCCTGCGCTCCTCGGTTCCCCAGCCCCCTCCCAACCGGCCCCGACCGTCGTCGTGACCGTCCTTCCCGGCACCGCCGACCGGGAAGCCATCGCCCAGGCGGTCAGGGACGCCCTCCCCTGGGAACATTCCTAG
- a CDS encoding SDR family oxidoreductase — translation MVTPLGADTVAQRNILFIGGTGVISAAAAERAVALGHRLTILNRGQSTRPIPEGTEVLHADVRDAAAVREALGNREFDAVADFISYTPDQAQTSMELFRKRTGQYVFISSASAYQKPPTRLPIRESTPLKNPFWQYSRNKIACEELLFRAYREDDFPLTVIRPSHTYDRTKIAMVGGWTDIHRMRNGLPVMVHGDGTSLWTLTHSKDFAKAFVGLLGRPQAVGESYTITSDEYLPWNQIYQLFARAAGVREPELVHVASETIAAHDEELGSNLLGDRSHSVVFDNAKIKSLVPDFTATIPFADGAREIVQWYDSHPELQQVNEAYMQLSDKLTGWARQGA, via the coding sequence GTGGTAACCCCGCTTGGGGCCGATACCGTGGCGCAGCGGAACATCCTCTTCATCGGCGGCACCGGGGTCATCAGCGCGGCGGCGGCAGAACGCGCCGTCGCGCTGGGCCACCGGCTCACCATCCTGAACCGTGGCCAGTCCACCCGCCCCATCCCGGAGGGCACGGAGGTGCTGCACGCCGACGTTCGGGATGCAGCAGCCGTGCGGGAGGCGCTGGGCAACAGGGAGTTCGACGCCGTCGCGGACTTCATCTCCTACACCCCGGACCAGGCGCAAACCAGCATGGAGTTGTTCCGGAAGCGGACCGGGCAGTACGTCTTCATCAGCTCCGCCTCCGCGTACCAGAAGCCGCCCACGCGGCTGCCCATCCGCGAGTCAACGCCGTTGAAGAACCCCTTCTGGCAGTACTCCCGGAACAAGATCGCATGCGAGGAGCTGCTCTTCCGGGCCTACCGGGAGGATGACTTTCCCCTGACGGTTATCCGGCCGTCGCACACCTACGACCGCACCAAGATCGCCATGGTGGGCGGCTGGACGGACATCCACCGCATGCGCAACGGCCTTCCGGTCATGGTCCACGGTGACGGTACCTCCTTGTGGACCCTTACGCACAGCAAGGACTTCGCCAAGGCTTTCGTCGGACTGCTCGGAAGGCCGCAGGCGGTGGGTGAGAGCTACACCATCACCTCGGATGAGTACCTGCCCTGGAACCAGATCTACCAGCTGTTCGCCCGGGCAGCAGGGGTCCGGGAACCGGAACTGGTGCATGTGGCGTCCGAAACCATCGCCGCCCATGACGAGGAACTGGGTTCCAACCTCCTGGGCGACCGCTCCCACTCGGTGGTCTTTGACAACGCCAAGATCAAATCGCTGGTCCCGGACTTCACGGCCACCATCCCTTTCGCGGACGGCGCCCGGGAGATCGTTCAGTGGTACGACAGCCACCCGGAACTGCAGCAGGTGAACGAGGCCTACATGCAGCTCTCCGACAAGCTGACCGGCTGGGCACGCCAGGGAGCCTGA
- a CDS encoding aldo/keto reductase, producing the protein MQYTHLGRSGLKVSRLCLGTMNFGPQTEEADAHSIMDSAHEAGINFFDTANVYGGVDHRGWTEEIIGRWFAKGGERREHTVLATKLYGTMTDRPNESKLSALNIRRALDASLKRLQTDYIDVYQFHHIDRDTPWDEIWQAIEVAVQQGKILYSGSSNFAGWHIAQAQEAARRRNYTGLVSEQSIYNLFRRELELEVIPAAQQYGLGLIPWSPLQGGLLGGVLKKEREGVRRTEGRAAETLKKHQDQIRQYEDFADELGHEPGDVALAWLLHQPAVTAPIVGPRTQEQLDAAIRALDVSLDEDALKRLDDIFPGHRTAPEDYAW; encoded by the coding sequence ATGCAGTACACCCATCTGGGCCGCTCCGGCCTGAAAGTTTCCCGCCTCTGCCTGGGCACCATGAATTTTGGGCCGCAAACGGAGGAAGCGGACGCCCACAGCATCATGGACTCCGCCCACGAGGCCGGCATCAACTTCTTCGACACTGCCAACGTGTACGGTGGCGTGGACCACCGCGGCTGGACCGAGGAAATCATCGGGCGCTGGTTTGCGAAGGGTGGCGAGCGCCGCGAGCACACCGTCCTGGCCACCAAGCTCTATGGCACCATGACGGACCGGCCGAACGAGTCAAAGCTGTCCGCGCTGAACATCCGCAGGGCCCTGGATGCAAGCCTTAAGCGCCTGCAGACCGACTACATCGATGTGTACCAGTTCCACCACATCGACCGCGACACCCCGTGGGACGAAATCTGGCAGGCCATCGAGGTTGCCGTGCAGCAGGGGAAGATCCTGTACTCGGGCAGCAGCAACTTTGCCGGCTGGCACATCGCCCAGGCACAGGAAGCGGCGCGCCGCCGAAACTACACCGGGCTGGTCAGCGAGCAGTCCATCTACAACCTGTTCCGCCGCGAGCTCGAGCTTGAGGTCATCCCGGCAGCGCAGCAGTACGGCCTGGGCCTGATCCCCTGGTCACCGCTGCAGGGCGGGCTGCTGGGCGGCGTGCTGAAGAAGGAACGCGAGGGCGTGCGGCGCACCGAAGGACGGGCCGCCGAAACGCTGAAGAAGCACCAGGACCAGATCCGCCAGTACGAGGACTTTGCGGACGAGCTGGGCCACGAACCCGGCGATGTCGCCCTGGCGTGGCTCCTGCACCAACCCGCGGTAACCGCTCCGATCGTGGGCCCCCGCACCCAGGAACAGCTGGATGCCGCCATCCGCGCCCTGGACGTCTCGCTCGACGAAGACGCCCTCAAGCGCCTGGACGACATCTTCCCGGGGCACCGCACGGCACCGGAAGACTACGCGTGGTAA
- a CDS encoding aldo/keto reductase yields the protein MSELTLNNGVTIPQLGFGVFQVPPEDTQRTVEDALEAGYRHIDTAAAYRNEAGVGAALAATGIAREEIFVTTKLRNGEQGRAQEAFQNSRKALGLDFVDLYLIHWPVPSQGLFVQAWKEMERLYENKEIRAIGVSNFLSDHLDTLLESAETVPAVNQIELHPSYQQADLAAKCRGLGIAVEAYSPLGQGGDLNGNAVTEIAAAHNASTAQVVLAWHLANGNIVIPKSANPDRIRENFGASSLTLSQDELAAITALESGARIGSDPAVASFTQM from the coding sequence ATGTCAGAGCTGACACTCAACAATGGCGTCACCATCCCGCAGCTTGGCTTCGGCGTTTTCCAGGTCCCGCCGGAAGACACGCAGCGGACAGTAGAGGACGCCCTGGAAGCGGGCTACCGCCACATCGACACCGCTGCGGCCTACCGCAACGAGGCAGGAGTGGGGGCAGCACTGGCCGCCACCGGCATCGCCCGCGAGGAAATCTTCGTGACCACCAAGCTCCGCAACGGCGAGCAGGGCAGGGCCCAGGAGGCATTCCAGAACAGCCGCAAGGCCCTTGGCCTCGACTTCGTCGACCTCTACCTCATCCACTGGCCCGTCCCGTCGCAGGGGCTGTTCGTCCAGGCATGGAAGGAGATGGAGCGGCTGTACGAGAACAAGGAAATCCGCGCCATCGGCGTCTCCAACTTCCTCTCGGACCACCTGGACACCCTGCTGGAGTCCGCGGAAACCGTCCCGGCCGTCAACCAGATCGAACTGCACCCCAGCTACCAGCAGGCAGACCTGGCCGCCAAGTGCCGCGGTCTGGGCATTGCCGTCGAGGCATACAGCCCGCTGGGACAGGGCGGGGACCTCAACGGAAACGCCGTCACCGAAATCGCCGCTGCGCACAACGCCAGCACCGCGCAGGTGGTGCTGGCATGGCACCTTGCCAACGGAAACATCGTCATTCCCAAGTCGGCCAATCCTGACCGCATCCGCGAGAACTTCGGGGCGTCGTCCCTGACGCTGTCCCAGGACGAACTGGCCGCCATCACGGCACTGGAGTCCGGTGCCCGCATTGGTTCCGATCCCGCCGTCGCCTCCTTTACCCAGATGTAG